Part of the Vigna unguiculata cultivar IT97K-499-35 chromosome 3, ASM411807v1, whole genome shotgun sequence genome, CTGGGAACTTGATCCCGGTGCGCTACCAACACATTATTATGGCTCTAGATGAAAGATCGTGGGTGATTGAAAAAGTGGAaactgttttcttttaattagatTAGATAAACCTAGTGCAGTAGGGTATGATATGACGCACCGTTAAGATGTGTGGTAACATTTTGTTATTGTTAGTGAGTTGTTAGTGGTAGGCTGCGAATGACTAACAAGTGAGGTTTACCAAAGAACTCAAAGAACTTACTTCATATCGGTacactctctttttctttacatGTAGAAGTCATGCCATCTTTTCTTCATCCCTAAGTTAGATGTCTTTTTAGCTGCAGAAGAATCACATTCTGCCTTGTATGTATGTCACTGAATTTCCTAAGGTACTATGGAGGAACTTACAGCCATGGGCATTGCAAATATAACACTTATCTCCTTCCCTGTCTTTCTGCGTTTCTCAACAAAtgattttaagtatatataatGTACATGAGAAAGCAAATCAAATGCAGGAAATAGTCTTAACATTGTGAGACTTTGTCTCCGTCTTTGGATGATGCTCTACACAATGGATCTCTTCTCGGTTAGTGTATAATATATCTCTGGACATTCCTAAAGAGATATGCAGAACTGCCATTGCAAGTTGGTTCTTGCACAGTACTCCGTGCTTGAATTCAACATTTAGTGTTAGAGCACTTTAATTTTCACAATTCTATTTTGATTTGATCCCATCAGCCTGACAATTAATACAACATGCAACATCCACACTCTTTTAgcattattaactttaatttatgaaaataatattattcatttcATTTGAAAGAAATTACACTTTCTAATCTACTCTTTTGAACACCTTATCTTttataacacttttttttttatattattttaggtTAAATGAGTTTATgatatttctaaaattggtCCTTAATAGAATAGATATCTCCAGAGTCTTAATGTGTTTGAATccaatatgtaaataaatatgttattttggtCCTGTTATCTACTCTTAGACTTTTGAATtactattaaattaaattaatatatttattaatattaggtATAACAACATTTCAAATTTGTTGGAGAtaatttcagtaaattttgaagatataataaacatatttaaacctattttattttgttatcagTGTGTTCAACAGTATCTTTAAAGTTTCCCCTGAAGTCCTTCTTGCATAATCTGCATGGACAAAGGACGGAAAATACCTAACTGGTCTacaaaattctttaattaattttttatttgttttaagtaattataacttataatataatatattaataatattgtttataatttatatttccttattgatttattttatccTCTCACGAATGTTGCATGCCCTTTAACAACAGTGCATCACGCCATGTTAGTTACAATCTACAACTATTTACTGTTTACTACAAACCACCCCCATGTGGGCATCAATACCAGATTagcaaaaataatgattttcttttgGAATAAGACTTATTCCCACTCCAATAAATCGAGGAATAAGCTCAAAcaattttgggttaaatatattttttatttttaaaaattatgttttttatatattaaatttaatatattttttatttttatactttataaaaattatataaaatgttttttaagtaTATGAAGATTATATTATAGTTCATAATAAAACTCAGTTTATCGGATTAAAATATTTCACGCACTGTTTGATGAGAATTTTCGTTTAAAGATGCAATGTAACTTTTTAAGAATAGTTTGATAtcgaaaaatatttaatctaataaatattatttgttatctataaatgataaaacataaacaacttatttaaatatgtgataatatatttaaataatttattttttcgaTAAAACACTTAAGTGAAGCAAATTAGTCTGTAttgtcatttttaaattatgagtgATAAAAATGGTTAGATATTACATGTCAATCCTATATTAATCTGGATGAATCAAATAATATTGAGTTTTTCAACCTATCTTGACTAACTTGCCTAAGCTGCctacatttttctttaatttttatgttttatgtgtaaaatattaaaatttataactaaaaaaatccataatttaaattattaccatattcatattatattgtttaattaatGTAAGCATgtggtaaaataataatataaatcataaacaattactaattaaattttaattattatttataaagaaatcatttaattcataaatctctatatttatataactagaaacattaattaattagttatacgaaaaattagtaaaaactgACAAGTTGACTCgcaatttaattttcttcaaagtTTGGTTAAGACTTCCCAGCTTGTATCGACTACACAAGCTGGTATGTTccaatccaattttttttaccacTCCTAATTGTTcttaaaaacatgttacattaattgataaaatactaattattaatgGTAGTTCATCTTTACCACCATTCACtgagatgatttttttttttttaataatacaattGGACAAGTTCTATTTAAAACCTTTGGTGATCGTGATAGAATcagaaataaagtttaaatattacATATCTAAAAAACATGTTTGCAGAATCAGACATctcaagataaaaaaattaagattttttttttatcggccCAATTAAGACATTATGCATCCACAGATTGTAAGGATGATCTATATAGAGTGAAAAATATTCatgttcaatttttattatgttaaaactTAAAAGACTCGTGGAATCAGAGTCACATTATAGATTATTATGTAACTTAAGAAAAACCGTGCAAGAAAAAAGGAATCTAGTCTCAATGGGACTTAATTTAGTATTGTACTGTAAACATTAACTATGTTTAGTAGAGGGCATTTGGTCTAGTGGTATGATTCTCGCTTTGGGTGCGAGAGGTCCCGAGTTCGATTCTCGGAATGCCCCATATGttctttttttgtcttataactttttataaactTGACAAGCTGAATAAACGTAAAAAGTCCAAACAAAATAGGGTTTCCATTTAAGGGTTGATTAAGAGTaacaaaagaagtagaaataaGAAAAGCTTAAAAAGCAACTAATGGGAAAAGACCTTATAAACGCGTTGAGGAACCTTCCGAAATATGCCCAACGTGAGATCCAAGTAAAGAGGGAGTTGAACCAACACAAAAAATGTTACCGGCAAACATGTGATACCATAGATGAGATAAACCGAAGATTTCATTCCTTCTTCAATGATAAAGTAGTGTCCTGCACAGAACGAAACCAATATTGATGTTATCGATGTCCACAGTGAAGTCATTCCCAGGAGAAGCTTCTTAGGCAAGTGCATCGCAACATCCTTTTCCTGGAACCGAGATGTCAGAAtcgaaagaaacaaaacaagtGCTGTCACCGAGGAACACAGTGCCACAAGTGATGCCAAAGCAAACACTTTGAAACCAGGTTTTCCATTCAACACTGGCTCACCAGAGTCATCATTCGTACCCCCTGGTATTGCTGTTGAGGTTGTGAATGCCACTGTTGCAACTAGTGCTGCAACTAGTGTGCACGAGTCTGAGGTTTTCGACAGCCATTTCCTTCCCTCTTTCACAAGCATTTCGTGACTGTTGATGAAAACCTGTTTAGCCGTTTGCCCCTTGTTGTTGTAACGTGCGTAGAAATTTGGTGGCATAGAATTCTTAACAAGCTGAAATGCCACAAAAATCATGAGCAATGTTAACAAACCTATTACACACTCGTTAACATTCTAAAACTATGATGATTGAAACCAAGAACATGTACCTTGTACCACTTATACTCCCACTGCATCTGCATGGCAGCACCAGGGACACGCCAGGGTCTATGTTCCTTATACGTGGCAGCGAGGTGCAATGCGCTGTTACCTTGGTTGTCTATGTGACGAAATGCACTTTCCTTTACCAGATTCCTCTTTGTGAGCAGCTTGTAGACACGAGGTTGTCTGTTTTCTATGGCTAAAAGAACAACATTCTTGTTGTCGGAATCCACATCATGGATAGCCACAGGGAAGGTATCTAGAATCTTTTCCACCATTTCATTCACTCCCATCTTTGCAGCAATTAGAATTGGTGATACCCTTTTCCTTTTCTCAGCAATTCCTTTTTTCTTCTGATTATCTTTGTTTTCAATATCACTGTCACGCCCAAGAACAAAGGAACTGTTTTCAGTGCAGTCATACTTGTACATAGAAGCTCGCTCAATCAACTCATCCATCACTTTCTTAGCCCACATGTGTTTCTCCTTCCTTCGTTGGATTTTGTCTATCCAAGATGCTCCTGTTACAcgtttaattaattagttagcAGATTACATATAAATGATATGTGGTGATGTACATGTGCATGTGCATGTACTTACCCACACCAAAAAGTATTAGAAAGGCCTTCATCAGAATGATTAGAAACCGGATGAACACTTCCCAATTTGGAGGAAATCGGTgtagtttcttttctttctctttctctgcTCCTTCTTGCACTGTGCAGAACATAGAATGTGTAATGAATAATGCACTAACATCATGGTTTTACAAGGACAAATGATGGTTTTTACCGAATTTGGTGCTGGATGATCTTTGGAGATTCTCttcatcatcaccatcatcaGTTCCAGCTTTACCATCCTTTGTGCCGATTGCTGTAACGTATGATCGAAGAGTTTCATATATAACTAAATGGGTAAAGCAAACTGAAAGTATGAAAAAGGGATAACGCACTTATAACTTTAACAGCATTCTTCAACAAATATAAGATGCCGAAGCATGTTTGGTAGTTCATTGGATAGTTCAAAATCTGTGTGCCTCCTTTATTACTACTTTGGTCATCTTCTGTCTCTTCCTTCAGCTCATCAACAAGCAAACCTGCAATAACCGTTTCTCAGAAGAGTGCCAGTTTGTCATTTAATTTTACCTTGTCATCTAATTAAAAGTccctttataaataattttaaaaacaattactctaaaaattaaaaatcaaagtataaatataaagaaaatgttGCTAAACTAGGAAATTGGTGTGAAGTTTCTTACAATTATAGATCATTCGATCCATGAACTCCATCCATGTGCTGCTTCTGAAACAATTAGGCTTCAGAGCAAGAATATGAAGAGGAGAATAGCCATCCTGGTTAACAGCATCAGCAAGATTTGGATACAATCGAATTATTTGAAGTGCCAAACCTACAAAATACATCAAACTGAATACATTAAATCTGAAACAATTTTAGCAGAAAATATATTGCACCATATATAGGACAGTGACACTAACCAAAGTATTCATTGGAGATGGTAGAGTGAAGAATTGTGTCCCCGTTGGTCTTAATACATGGCGAGtaatcatgtttattttgtAGGTGAGCATGGAGACAGAAAAATGCATCTTTGGAACCATGAATTGCTGCCAAGAAAAGAGGGGTCTCACCTTCAAAATTTTGACAGAAAATGAGGTTGGGGTCTCTTTTGGCTATGGTGTTGCAAATGTCCACATTCCCAAGCTCTGCTGCCAGATGCAAAGGAGTGTTTCCCTTCGAGTTTGGTATGTTCAGGATAGCAAGAGAAACATTTTGGTTAATGTTCTCAAGAAGGGTCGTCAAAAAATTGGTTTGACCCACATACACAGCTATGTGCAACACAGTGTCTTCAGCTTTTGTGACTTTAGCTTCCAATGCTCTATGGTTGTTCTTGTACGCTTCCAACACTTCTCTCCATTGCCCCTTCATCGCATAATTAAACAAACTTTCAATCTCAACTATCTCCACCATTTTGATACAACATGAGCACTCTTGGTTTACGTGAAATTGTGTTATATACTACCACTTTTGTAGATTATTATGTTGCATGCATGTTAGAGTAAGCTGTTGGAGGAAGCAAAGAAATTATATGACAGATGAGACAAGTGGAATCCGAAAAGGAAATGAGAATGTGGAATGAACAAGTAAGTGGTGCAGGTagattattagttttatatttttcagtACATTAACTCAGCAAAGAAACTGATGCTGAGGTTTTCTAACATTTTCTTAACTTGTATTTTCTCTCTATGCAAGATAAGTATTAAGTATTTTCTTTGTGTTGAAGTAGATTTGATTCCAACTATATATACCTTTCGTATGTTCCTTTTTCCCAATTCAggataataacttttttattatatgcgCTTAATCGTTTGTATTTCTACtattttctatcatttttacgaggaaatattttgattattaaattttaacaattttagtgatattttttaagtggttttattttttaattttaatattttaaactcatttaaaaaataatatctatattataaaaaaaatttgtcaaaatttagtagtcaaaatattattctcttCGTCGGCGTCTTCTGAAATTTTTTAGATCTGCATTTGTTAAATGactttgctttatttttttaattatcttctGTGCAAATCTTCAATCTCGTTTGCTTTTGAAAGTTGATAAAGAATGATGTGCTCTGATGGTTCAAGACACTTTTACATTTGTTCTGTTGTGGAAATAATTCAAACACTActtacaaatttcataaataataacaattataaaaataattgcatagattatttgtttctttaataaaacattttcgaACAAGTTTTTAtagttgttaaaataatattttcgacacttaataatatatttgattgttaCGGTTTGCTTATAACTTAAATTGTGATTTACTGAACCCGTTTATCGCGAGACTTTGGTAGAGAACTATCTCACGCAcccttattaaattaaaaattacatttttttaaatagtatatAAGACGACGAAAACTgcaaaaaatacattaaaacctgatattatatgaaaatattcttaaatatatattattggcaaaaatattattaagcaGAATATTCCATAACTTATggagatttttttaatatttttattttctcccttcactgtattttatttaatctttttgttaataaataaatatacaacaaTGCTCGTGACTTAATTGATTTGAtctaactaaaatttaattaagttagtttgaatttgattagttaaaaataaaaattattttatcatttagtttcttaatttttgaGTAAAAATTGTAAGGAGtatctctttaaaattttagaccaatttaatcCATTACCACTTGTgggtatttaatttttagagaATGCTAACCAGTGTTCTTAGAACACtgattaaagaataattaatgtgcattaattttattgtttttacattaaaaattgaaataattaattttattaatcgaaataatataattgcatgtaataaattttataaatacaaaattgtcctttgaaatttttaaataattctgaTACAAATTAAgtgttttgaaatttgtaaGTTCTCTATTAAAGATTTaggtaattaaattttttttatattgctaaatttatatatatatatatatatatatatatatatataattaattaataaattcagatgttaaaatattgtttgtatttttaatacaGGGTTAAGTTAATAGGGATGCTGTAAAAGATTATTaagttagagaaaaaaaatttaatgaagtctcaaattaatatactttatttttattttttaaacttttaagatgtttaacactatttattttttgtttttatattaatttaattttttatgtttaattatattttaaattttaacaagattaaaacatatttattttattatttaattattttttaacttttatgggtgaacattaaataaaatattaaatacagtTGTACAACATTTAAggacatttttttcctttaaacaaaatgaaattgcattaataattattatgtcatattttatttattatcatagttaactataaatttttataagattcaATATATCTTAATTATCCTTAACCAGTACACTAATTAGCAAGATTCTtactttttaaccaaattttgttaattttatttcacgTTTTAATACaagacttaaaataatattgaagcgaaaatgtatCAAACGATATAAACAATCCAAATATCATTCCGAGACatacgtttaaaatg contains:
- the LOC114177378 gene encoding uncharacterized protein LOC114177378; protein product: MVEIVEIESLFNYAMKGQWREVLEAYKNNHRALEAKVTKAEDTVLHIAVYVGQTNFLTTLLENINQNVSLAILNIPNSKGNTPLHLAAELGNVDICNTIAKRDPNLIFCQNFEGETPLFLAAIHGSKDAFFCLHAHLQNKHDYSPCIKTNGDTILHSTISNEYFGLALQIIRLYPNLADAVNQDGYSPLHILALKPNCFRSSTWMEFMDRMIYNCLLVDELKEETEDDQSSNKGGTQILNYPMNYQTCFGILYLLKNAVKVITIGTKDGKAGTDDGDDEENLQRSSSTKFVQEGAEKEKEKKLHRFPPNWEVFIRFLIILMKAFLILFGVGASWIDKIQRRKEKHMWAKKVMDELIERASMYKYDCTENSSFVLGRDSDIENKDNQKKKGIAEKRKRVSPILIAAKMGVNEMVEKILDTFPVAIHDVDSDNKNVVLLAIENRQPRVYKLLTKRNLVKESAFRHIDNQGNSALHLAATYKEHRPWRVPGAAMQMQWEYKWYKLVKNSMPPNFYARYNNKGQTAKQVFINSHEMLVKEGRKWLSKTSDSCTLVAALVATVAFTTSTAIPGGTNDDSGEPVLNGKPGFKVFALASLVALCSSVTALVLFLSILTSRFQEKDVAMHLPKKLLLGMTSLWTSITSILVSFCAGHYFIIEEGMKSSVYLIYGITCLPVTFFVLVQLPLYLDLTLGIFRKVPQRVYKVFSH